The genomic segment ataaataatactaaagaaataatacgtacaataataataaaaataacaaaaatatatacaatcaattttttaaagccacatatataaaatattacaattaaataagcTAAAACGTGAAAGATACGTACAGTAAGTTTTTCCACGGATATTTTTGGTCGTGCCGCGtggtacaaaataaataaaatatttaatccaaTACCGCATAGAATACCTATCTCTAATTTTAACAACAGACATGCGATAAATGTACCCAGTCCGGGAATTAAATCTGATTctgtaaagataaaatattaaaaacatattaattttttgaaagtaGTTAACAGTCTTTttcaattcatattttaaattgttattacttTTAGTTCTCCACATTGGCTTTACAACTTTAACTTCAACCATGAATATTACTGCAGCTATGATAATTGCTGCTAATGTACTTCTTGGAATGTAGCTGAAGTAAGGAGTGAGAAAAAAAAGGGCTAATATTACTAAGGTACCTGAAACAAATGATAATTGTGTAAGAcctatatatatgaaaaaatattgataattatataaacaattcTAGTAGctaataattaatgattatattataataattctaaattaacaattaataataaataattaataattctagtAATTACTATTCTACCTGTGTAAATGCCTCCCATTGGTGTTCTTACTCCAGAAGCATTGTTTACCGCGCTTCTACTAAGAGATCCTGTACCAGGAAACGCCTGAACAAAAGAATTACCAATGTTTGATATTCCAATCGCTATTAATTCTTGTGTTGCATCAACTGATTTTCCAGTTGctgaaataaatacgaaaaccTTTCCTTTTTGTCGCATATAATAAAACGGTACTATTATTCACGTAAAGAATacatttataatgtataaaaatgatgTATCAACTTACAGAAGGCCTTACAAATGGCAATATCTTCCATTAACGAGATAAGAGGTAAAACGAGAATACCGCTTCCCAAATTTGAAGCCATATCGATAAATGTCACCGTTGTATTGTCATCTTTCATGTAACTAAATGGTGGTAATCGTACGTTTGGCATACCATCTGGTATATATCctgttaaaaaaattagtatatttaataataatacagtcagtaatatatttacataatcaATAAACGATGTCAATTTATTGTTCTTACCAACCAATTTGAAGGGCGAATCTTCTCTAAAGCTGTATCCCAAAAGACCGGACAATATTACTAGAAGAGCATTTCGCGATGTACCGAATAACCATATGAGTTTATTTAACACGCGATATTTTGTACTTTgcaattcttcttctttgggGCCGACATTGTACGATGCTAAAAGctataaaagagaaatcggaaaaatatctgttaagagaattagatattttatatgctaTGTACAGCATTTAAtacacataataaataatacagcaTTTAAAATGTCATCATATGTAAGTAGCGCAATTATTAGTTCTTTcctataaaaatttggaaatatgtgtgtgcgtgtattTTTGGTATATCTGATATTAGGAATGCAGGAAATTTtgagaataaagaaatatattattttttaaattattcgttctTACATTATCGAAGTGttaataattctttgataCGATcgcatatgtataataatgtatacGTACTCTGAGAAATAAAAGGAGCACAATGCAAGTTACTCCAAGAACAGCGTCCCAAGCTGAAGTTTCGTGTATATGTTCAGCAAGGTTTCTCCACATTTCAATGAACTGCGAACCTCTCGCAGGGATGCCGAGTACATCTTTTATTTGTGAAGTAATGATTATCAAAGCTACCGCTGACGTGAAACCAGAGCTAACAGGCCCAGACACAAAGTCAATTAGAAATCCTGGAACACATATTATTGAACCAacttatacgtatatttacgAAAGGGAATAGTTATATAttcagaattttcttttatttcaaatatcattaTCGTAAATCGTAAGCGGATAATATATGTTGTAGATATTTACCGAGGCCAAATATACCCATTATCAGTTCTATCAGCCCGGCCAAAAAGCAGAGGAGTATCGCGTGTTGCAATGGTGCATCGAGATGTGAAACTGTTTGGTACGTGAGCAAAGATATGATGGCACTAGGTCCCATCGGTGTGTCTTTACAAGATCcgaatataacataaataaagcAGCCTAGAAAGCTACCATACAGTCCATACTGTAAAACacaatttctttcattaagcatcttatttttatctcgtttgATAATTTACACACGCGAACAGAACATCTTACGAACTAAGATAGAAATCAACGGAGAGCAAGTAGAAGTAGTGCAAACGACAAAACTTTctaatttgagaaaattgataattgataataaaaaggaaggcAAAAGAGAGGCAACTGTAAACCCTACCACAGGATTtgcttttaaaatacattactATAGGTACACAGGTACATACTCATGAAAGTTTGGAAATTCGTAATgagttaattaatataataaataaagaaaaattacctCGTAAATacgattatatattattttctgtacTTATCCGATGCTTTGGAAAATTATGCGTTTGTACCACTTTTTCACTGAGCTTTGTAATTATCGAGGAGTACTAACTTGAGCTGGTAAACCTGCTACGTTAGCATATGCTAACGACTGTGGAATAACAGTAAGACCCACGGTAACGCCGGCAACAAGATCACCAAGTCCATCGTGACAAGTATACCTTGGTAACCAATTTAAAATTGGAACCCTTTTATAAATGGTTTTCTTCGTACAAGCCGATCTACAACGTCGCTTCAACTGATATAACGTGGAATGTACAAAACTATCCTTCTGTTCCAATCTGTAGTCGTCAGACTCTTCTACCACTATACGAAACAAAGATGGAATAATATCATTGACTATTCTTTGGTTGTTCAActaagaaataataagaatagtTCAGGCGCTGATTGTAAACAAGTAAATCAATTGTTGATCCATGATCATTTAAAGACAGAACGAACGATCAATCGTTCTAATTTTAGATTATACGGATCGTTTAACATCGTattgttaaagaaataatttgagcgtgctatacatacgtatatgaaAATGCGATCGTACAATTTGTTATCGTATACTTATTACGCGACAGTTTGATTTAGTCTAGTTTCACCcttgtactttattttataagttaTTGTTATACATCTGTTGTTAAATTACTATCATTCCGCTAACtcgtatgtatttttaattacatgtaATTAGATCGCGTATATCTAATCGTAAGAGGGAAAATTCGTGTCCGAtcttattttatgtacaatgaatattttacatggaatattttgtatatttctacgCATTAGGTGCATTTCGTGCATTCCTGAGCTTTTAAATTCCCcagaaatgcataaatatctgtagTCTAGATATAACAAagcaacagaaaaatataaagttaaggtttatcttaatttacgatataatcaatataataCGTAACTATTTTGCACGATTCTCTGTCATCTTTTCGATTCTATTTTCGTAAAGTAATTTCTATGAATCACctatttttcatcatttttaagAAACGCGTCCAATTATGCGAATCGATCGAATGTATCtgttataacaaattattcgtATACTTTGCGAAATGCATTATCAACGATTTATAGGAAATGATAAGAGGAGATGAAGGATTTCAGCTATTCGGTGGTTTTATATACAAGTGATCACATTAATAACGTcagatgtaaattaattagtcATTTTAGTGTTACATGTGCTTACAGATAAAATCCGAAGAACCTTGTGTTTCTTGGTGACTTTCGTACGAACTATGTAGAATTTCAGAACTGTTCGAATGATCGAGATTCAAACTATTCCCAGAGCCGGTCAAACCATGATTCACGTATACTCCGGTTCTACTGTCTTCATTCGCATCTGCCGTATCGTTTGGTTTGTTCATCCTGAAAATCCAATATTTCACGTGGAttagtataattatatcaaacatctttcttctttcttccacgAACATCATCAATCAGTCTCTTCAATCAGTTTCTACAGGAAGTTTAcgtgaaaatcgataaaactTAATAGCTTGGAATTTTACCCTTTCGCTACGATAATGATTTGCTACTGAAATCAAAAGAAGCGTAGTGATATGcaagtaaaataaagaaaaaaagaaagctttttaaaattgaacgctttacataataaattacaacgtaacacgttACACTTGAATATGTAACTGTTTCGGATAATTGTGGGTATATAGCATgcatgttttaaaaaataattacccGACATTTAAGACTGATTCGTCCTCAATAAGCTGTTCATAATATTGACATGTTTCTATAGAACTAAATTAGgtacatacgtatatctaATCTAAACCGTGGATGTTATTGATTCATAAACACAATTAAAGAGACGTAAACTAAAGAAAcctaaatagaaataattttcgaaattcgttTCATCCGTTAAATACTGTAAGCGCTGTAACAAGTATTAGGTTGACCGGAaggtg from the Bombus pyrosoma isolate SC7728 linkage group LG11, ASM1482585v1, whole genome shotgun sequence genome contains:
- the LOC122572353 gene encoding sodium-independent sulfate anion transporter isoform X2, yielding MNEMVLYAMNKPNDTADANEDSRTGVYVNHGLTGSGNSLNLDHSNSSEILHSSYESHQETQVVEESDDYRLEQKDSFVHSTLYQLKRRCRSACTKKTIYKRVPILNWLPRYTCHDGLGDLVAGVTVGLTVIPQSLAYANVAGLPAQYGLYGSFLGCFIYVIFGSCKDTPMGPSAIISLLTYQTVSHLDAPLQHAILLCFLAGLIELIMGIFGLGFLIDFVSGPVSSGFTSAVALIIITSQIKDVLGIPARGSQFIEMWRNLAEHIHETSAWDAVLGVTCIVLLLFLRLLASYNVGPKEEELQSTKYRVLNKLIWLFGTSRNALLVILSGLLGYSFREDSPFKLVGYIPDGMPNVRLPPFSYMKDDNTTVTFIDMASNLGSGILVLPLISLMEDIAICKAFSTGKSVDATQELIAIGISNIGNSFVQAFPGTGSLSRSAVNNASGVRTPMGGIYTGTLVILALFFLTPYFSYIPRSTLAAIIIAAVIFMVEVKVVKPMWRTKKSDLIPGLGTFIACLLLKLEIGILCGIGLNILFILYHAARPKISVEKLTTRHGIRYLMLTPDRCLIFPSVDYVRNLVTKYSQRNGNIATPVVIDCSHIYGADFTAAMVIETLIKDFASRGQPLFFYNLKPSVYAVFEAVASTDFVVYYTQEALDDLLKDRGYIKQIK
- the LOC122572353 gene encoding sodium-independent sulfate anion transporter isoform X1, with the protein product MNEMVLYAMNKPNDTADANEDSRTGVYVNHGLTGSGNSLNLDHSNSSEILHSSYESHQETQGSSDFILVEESDDYRLEQKDSFVHSTLYQLKRRCRSACTKKTIYKRVPILNWLPRYTCHDGLGDLVAGVTVGLTVIPQSLAYANVAGLPAQYGLYGSFLGCFIYVIFGSCKDTPMGPSAIISLLTYQTVSHLDAPLQHAILLCFLAGLIELIMGIFGLGFLIDFVSGPVSSGFTSAVALIIITSQIKDVLGIPARGSQFIEMWRNLAEHIHETSAWDAVLGVTCIVLLLFLRLLASYNVGPKEEELQSTKYRVLNKLIWLFGTSRNALLVILSGLLGYSFREDSPFKLVGYIPDGMPNVRLPPFSYMKDDNTTVTFIDMASNLGSGILVLPLISLMEDIAICKAFSTGKSVDATQELIAIGISNIGNSFVQAFPGTGSLSRSAVNNASGVRTPMGGIYTGTLVILALFFLTPYFSYIPRSTLAAIIIAAVIFMVEVKVVKPMWRTKKSDLIPGLGTFIACLLLKLEIGILCGIGLNILFILYHAARPKISVEKLTTRHGIRYLMLTPDRCLIFPSVDYVRNLVTKYSQRNGNIATPVVIDCSHIYGADFTAAMVIETLIKDFASRGQPLFFYNLKPSVYAVFEAVASTDFVVYYTQEALDDLLKDRGYIKQIK
- the LOC122572353 gene encoding sodium-independent sulfate anion transporter isoform X3 — encoded protein: MMNKPNDTADANEDSRTGVYVNHGLTGSGNSLNLDHSNSSEILHSSYESHQETQGSSDFILVEESDDYRLEQKDSFVHSTLYQLKRRCRSACTKKTIYKRVPILNWLPRYTCHDGLGDLVAGVTVGLTVIPQSLAYANVAGLPAQYGLYGSFLGCFIYVIFGSCKDTPMGPSAIISLLTYQTVSHLDAPLQHAILLCFLAGLIELIMGIFGLGFLIDFVSGPVSSGFTSAVALIIITSQIKDVLGIPARGSQFIEMWRNLAEHIHETSAWDAVLGVTCIVLLLFLRLLASYNVGPKEEELQSTKYRVLNKLIWLFGTSRNALLVILSGLLGYSFREDSPFKLVGYIPDGMPNVRLPPFSYMKDDNTTVTFIDMASNLGSGILVLPLISLMEDIAICKAFSTGKSVDATQELIAIGISNIGNSFVQAFPGTGSLSRSAVNNASGVRTPMGGIYTGTLVILALFFLTPYFSYIPRSTLAAIIIAAVIFMVEVKVVKPMWRTKKSDLIPGLGTFIACLLLKLEIGILCGIGLNILFILYHAARPKISVEKLTTRHGIRYLMLTPDRCLIFPSVDYVRNLVTKYSQRNGNIATPVVIDCSHIYGADFTAAMVIETLIKDFASRGQPLFFYNLKPSVYAVFEAVASTDFVVYYTQEALDDLLKDRGYIKQIK
- the LOC122572353 gene encoding sodium-independent sulfate anion transporter isoform X4, with the translated sequence MNKPNDTADANEDSRTGVYVNHGLTGSGNSLNLDHSNSSEILHSSYESHQETQGSSDFILVEESDDYRLEQKDSFVHSTLYQLKRRCRSACTKKTIYKRVPILNWLPRYTCHDGLGDLVAGVTVGLTVIPQSLAYANVAGLPAQYGLYGSFLGCFIYVIFGSCKDTPMGPSAIISLLTYQTVSHLDAPLQHAILLCFLAGLIELIMGIFGLGFLIDFVSGPVSSGFTSAVALIIITSQIKDVLGIPARGSQFIEMWRNLAEHIHETSAWDAVLGVTCIVLLLFLRLLASYNVGPKEEELQSTKYRVLNKLIWLFGTSRNALLVILSGLLGYSFREDSPFKLVGYIPDGMPNVRLPPFSYMKDDNTTVTFIDMASNLGSGILVLPLISLMEDIAICKAFSTGKSVDATQELIAIGISNIGNSFVQAFPGTGSLSRSAVNNASGVRTPMGGIYTGTLVILALFFLTPYFSYIPRSTLAAIIIAAVIFMVEVKVVKPMWRTKKSDLIPGLGTFIACLLLKLEIGILCGIGLNILFILYHAARPKISVEKLTTRHGIRYLMLTPDRCLIFPSVDYVRNLVTKYSQRNGNIATPVVIDCSHIYGADFTAAMVIETLIKDFASRGQPLFFYNLKPSVYAVFEAVASTDFVVYYTQEALDDLLKDRGYIKQIK